In Pseudoliparis swirei isolate HS2019 ecotype Mariana Trench chromosome 11, NWPU_hadal_v1, whole genome shotgun sequence, a genomic segment contains:
- the LOC130201836 gene encoding eukaryotic translation initiation factor 5A-1-like, which translates to MEDGDFSTAESGASDTFPQQCSALRKNGFVMIKGNPCKIMEMSTSKTGKHGHAKVHLVGIDIFTQKKYEDICPSTHNMDVPRVTRKEYSFLDITDGYLSLMDDVGTTREDLKLPDSEIGKEIEKKFANDEQFMVTVLKATGTEAVVATKICNQ; encoded by the exons ATGGAGGATGGGGATTTTTCAACCGCTGAATCTGGGGCCTCAGATACATTCCCACAGCAGTGTTCTGCTCTGAGGAAGAATGGCTTTGTCATGATCAAGGGCAATCCCTGTAAGATCATGGAAATGAGTACGTCCAAGACTGGCAAGCATGGACATGCCAAG gtTCATCTCGTAGGAATTGACATCTTTACTCAGAAGAAATATGAAGATATCTGCCCATCTACCCATAACATGGACGTCCCACGTGTTACAAGGAAAGAGTACTCG TTTCTAGACATTACAGATGGTTACCTGTCCTTGATGGATGACGTTGGAACAACCAGAGAGGACCTTAAACTCCCAGATTCTGAGATCGGCAAAGAAATCGAGAAGAAGTTTGCTAATGATGAGCAGTTCATG gtcaccgTGTTGAAAGCTACAGGAACCGAAGCTGTTGTTGCCACCAAAATCTGTAATCAGTAA
- the LOC130201900 gene encoding eukaryotic translation initiation factor 5A-1-like isoform X1: protein MRLEVGVKISGQMEDGDFSTAESGASTTFPQQCSALRKNGFVMIKGFPCKIMEMSTSKTGKHGHAKVHLVGIDIFTQKKYEDICPSTHNMDVPHVTRRDFTVIDVTDGYLSLMDDTGATREDLKLPDSDIGREIEKKFDNGDNFLVTVLKATGTEAVVATKICNQ, encoded by the exons ATGAGGCTGGAG GTTGGTGTAAAGATATCCGGTCAAATGGAGGACGGTGATTTTTCAACCGCTGAATCCGGGGCCTCAACGACATTCCCACAGCAGTGTTCTGCTCTGAGGAAGAATGGCTTTGTCATGATCAAGGGCTTCCCCTGTAAGATCATGGAAATGAGTACATCCAAGACGGGCAAGCATGGACATGCCAAG GTTCATCTCGTAGGAATTGACATCTTTACTCAGAAGAAATATGAAGATATCTGCCCATCTACCCATAACATGGACGTCCCACATGTTACAAGGAGAGACTTCACG GTTATTGACGTTACAGATGGTTACCTGTCCCTGATGGATGACACTGGAGCAACCAGAGAGGACCTTAAACTACCAGATTCTGATATCGGCAGAGAAATCGAGAAGAAGTTTGATAATGGAGACAATTTCCTG gtcaccgTGTTGAAAGCTACAGGAACCGAAGCTGTTGTTGCCACCAAAATCTGTAATCAGTAA
- the LOC130201900 gene encoding eukaryotic translation initiation factor 5A-1-like isoform X2, which translates to MEDGDFSTAESGASTTFPQQCSALRKNGFVMIKGFPCKIMEMSTSKTGKHGHAKVHLVGIDIFTQKKYEDICPSTHNMDVPHVTRRDFTVIDVTDGYLSLMDDTGATREDLKLPDSDIGREIEKKFDNGDNFLVTVLKATGTEAVVATKICNQ; encoded by the exons ATGGAGGACGGTGATTTTTCAACCGCTGAATCCGGGGCCTCAACGACATTCCCACAGCAGTGTTCTGCTCTGAGGAAGAATGGCTTTGTCATGATCAAGGGCTTCCCCTGTAAGATCATGGAAATGAGTACATCCAAGACGGGCAAGCATGGACATGCCAAG GTTCATCTCGTAGGAATTGACATCTTTACTCAGAAGAAATATGAAGATATCTGCCCATCTACCCATAACATGGACGTCCCACATGTTACAAGGAGAGACTTCACG GTTATTGACGTTACAGATGGTTACCTGTCCCTGATGGATGACACTGGAGCAACCAGAGAGGACCTTAAACTACCAGATTCTGATATCGGCAGAGAAATCGAGAAGAAGTTTGATAATGGAGACAATTTCCTG gtcaccgTGTTGAAAGCTACAGGAACCGAAGCTGTTGTTGCCACCAAAATCTGTAATCAGTAA